A stretch of the Uranotaenia lowii strain MFRU-FL chromosome 3, ASM2978415v1, whole genome shotgun sequence genome encodes the following:
- the LOC129751745 gene encoding microtubule-associated protein futsch isoform X1: protein MVVSKDGKRRRKVGSAVTASGTANATSSNSNTRTGTASGAGNAGQAPAGSAEQISASAAASRETPDSELSPEIPKRPKVQAQRKFAQGQGSASTSAYLTFATNPPTNPPKDGQARPSGTDTGPIPELLPNMRPNTEDFLTFLCFRGTQVLPPSLDFFNTAQQASGPSSNRGTVSSTSVTNPKAHTGNEKSTPATEQLKDTMEKKKDSTDSTVPKKNEPEVKKPETATIDKPAFMPFAVRKRAEQHPENRRVQTVQALRKKYHEQRMAKLRVTAYNKQTRTGNSRGRTGSEDEEEGEDEGENERQTAKQPIKENKNLKPSTAKKKQPEKNTGKKVVKNTKKSASKELVGAKIGLTKDNTETKNVNDNEEEKIVASKPNAVETPAKSKPKGSKKKSVEPIEETEKRTTRLSALKSPIARTISPSKSATPPPVPKSKTEAIAIPAPDQDFSSDDDEPLLKRAARKRAAAKTTNAKKGRKSEPIPEKTPVETPEKKPRRSESVSRKSDVSSKKSEVPVPPENSVTSQKRTPRSRKRYSFPPTELPSVPDIDVQVQVTDATTTVPMVDRIDSTAVNDTMVEQFTKTSPKKASGGRKKKVEPDVSPQVGEKKPRKTPEIITQSAPEINSRPSRKTKEAATLYMELIGRKLNHDDKTDDDASSLDSLELPNVRKLEQMENELKANVEKKESNGGPAKNNPRKKKETVKSTAKANQPKEAESKEQKVVEKSFSDSDEEPLASKFQRKKQQIRQKQKEKAKKASPKKKSPTKTSPAKDTVEKLSTTNTLVQEISVESKSPKPNAEERIASPLPPPKPPSPVKTPTKQTPPLKTSSPKVSTPQILSLPVQISSPEILRSPGAGTDDLNSTKVNKSHDNTFQSATAADLSISPIKPITSQQAPQQPFIRSVKPIPTTTPTDVPIEKPAPNAGQPEIPFNRNVKNDVNLDESDFLKGFEQSSPTSPVAPKTNSLLGNLLPSKEESEKIFGIASVSLAQSSGPLDTKCTLGKCGSVHKPPLGPPVLTESLLGGHLSPRDRRKTKVNMTHEQIQKWIDETSWSPIPDDIEGDLKVLEQPKTPVPTPPSVAWERLLESNKPEPIPAEQKPPTPVQQAKKEEESKPPTPQPSGSGSRGPTLKAKPVTVKPEKEIVSEVVTTPEETAKPIEPKTSITKEDIKEVEEPVKKQQPKIRTPSPTKKEAKKETRAKVAEQLASSTTVAITVSTTTTVPTATATATTPNAERKPIYKQGRTPVYKQEALKTSKTTSSASAANKFGAFSPDNEPSVYSFDNEDTFVPLATPFRRQSRRESCNSSARDEIQAPPVPSTSAGRGKSSEEKTNTFQKPGSVNSPSKTGVQPAVSVTLSPDDNAKSTAISVMPSDEKPCKIEESVKEEEKKTSADDSDDEGHTFYIPLQGPNSAAVGSKSDQVIQGVAVKLGTEGPEGPNQRVIMHAKLVTRAQMGSNTTPIPESMNVQELVKSLMAAGPGMSKDGFSKMVPVGTVQPRFKTNDSPKPNDKPSTPAVATTSTAPTVAPPPPTPPPPVPQEEPRSNTGLSRINSNSSLNSSQRSKNNKVKAKLEAQQIQPSNNTAFPRRDDPAQMVEAPVFKPTDKEFHDPIEYIERITPVAARFGICRIIPPASFKPECRISDDMRFMAYNQYVHKMLHRWGPSAKEYAAIKKYLATQSINLQNPPLIGGMEVDLPRLYHTVQELGGLKEVIEKKKWARVSEDMCIPKAAHDRVSKLDDIYCKYLLPYDTLSPAERQKLFDEVEADWAKREAKARRNADKCVNSEIRNSGDSDDEEEESNEEEEDDEFSMECIMKGRTMPLNQFFRIARNTMSLWFKNSEPTVAEMESEYWRHVAVRDSHVCVHSGSIDSSAYGFGFPAPRVKGSSCARHPWNLKVLTNNSGSILRSLGPVMGITIPTLHVGMLFSACCWYRDPHGLPWIEYLHTGANKIWYGIPDDQNSNFRSALTSLVPTHCQNKTIWLPCDTAMVPPHMLTDRNVSLCRTEQQPGQFVIVFPRAYTSSLCTGYAVSESVYFASSSWLDTAKDDFKDIQESCEPTMFSVEQLVFAIANDQRSNHDTVIQVFPMISDIYEKEKQQRRILQDNGVNKSEKIETKRKTASLEEFECDICRANLYLSLVRVKIISDDDDAVDEEERIYCLKHAIKFVTESRLPAKFCKLAYTYSLDDIEELLRKLQDRIAHKKVPKSGGGGGSSTGGGRGKSSLHLASTSSQSSSSYQAPSHSKYAGMATMLK, encoded by the exons atggttgTATCAAAGGATGGCAAACGTCGCAGGAAAGTTGGGTCGGCAGTGACAGCTTCGGGGACGGCCAATGCAACTTCTAGTAACAGTAACACACGTACCGGGACAGCATCCGGTGCTGGCAACGCTGGACAAGCCCCAGCTGGATCTGCGGAACAAATTTCggcttctgctgctgcttccAGAGAAACTCCCGATAGCGAACTTTCGCCCGAGATTCCTAAAAG ACCAAAAGTCCAAGCGCAACGTAAATTTGCGCAAGGCCAAGGTTCGGCGTCTACATCTGCATATCTAACGTTCGCGACTAATCCTCCAACAAACCCCCCGAAAGATGGACAAGCTCGACCGAGTGGTACAGATACAGGTCCCATTCCAGAGCTTTTACCAAACATGCGACCGAACACAGaagattttctaacatttctctGCTTTCGTGGTACGCAAGTTCTTCCACCAAGTCTAGACTTTTTCAATACAGCTCAGCAAGCATCTGGACCATCTAGTAACCGAGGAACCGTTTCCTCTACATCTGTCACCAATCCTAAAGCTCACACCGGCAATGAAAAATCTACTCCAGCAACTGAACAATTGAAAGATACGATGGAAAAGAAGAAAGATTCAACTGATTCGACGGTTCCGAAAAAGAACGAACCAGAAGTAAAGAAACCTGAAACTGCAACTATCGATAAACCAGCTTTTATGCCGTTTGCGGTAAGGAAAAGGGCCGAACAACACCCTGAGAATCGCCGGGTTCAAACGGTTCAAGCTTTGAGGAAGAAGTACCACGAACAGCGTATGGCCAAACTAAGAGTTACGGCTTACAATAAACAAACTCGAACAGGAAACAGTAGAGGCAGAACCGGTTCGGAGGACGAAGAAGAAGGTGAAGATGAAGGTGAAAATGAAAGACAAACAGCGAAACAACccataaaagaaaacaaaaacttaaaaccaAGTACCGCAAAGAAAAAGCAGCCAGAGAAGAACACTGGAAAGAAAGTcgttaaaaatactaaaaagtcTGCTTCTAAAGAATTAGTAGGTGCTAAGATTGGTTTGACTAAAGACAACACAGAAACGAAAAATGTTAACGACAATGAAGAGGAGAAAATAGTAGCTTCCAAACCTAATGCTGTAGAAACGCCTGCCAAATCGAAACCCAAAGGATCTAAGAAGAAATCTGTTGAACCCATAGAGGAAACAGAAAAACGGACAACTAGATTATCCGCTTTAAAAAGTCCAATTGCTCGAACAATATccccttcaaaatctgcaaccCCTCCACCAGTAccgaaatccaaaacagaagCCATAGCCATTCCAGCACCAGATCAAGATTTTTCATCAGACGACGATGAACCTCTTTTGAAAAGAGCAGCCCGGAAAAGAGCCGCAGCCAAGACAACGAATGCTAAGAAAGGACGCAAATCTGAACCTATTCCAGAGAAAACGCCGGTGGAAACACCTGAAAAGAAACCACGGAGATCTGAGTCAGTCAGTCGGAAATCGGATGTGAGTTCAAAGAAATCAGAAGTCCCTGTGCCGCCGGAAAACTCCGTTACCTCTCAGAAGAGAACTCCTCGTAGCAGAAAGCGGTACAGTTTTCCACCAACTGAATTACCTTCTGTACCCGACATTGATGTTCAAGTTCAAGTAACCGATGCCACCACTACAGTGCCCATGGTCGACAGAATTGATTCAACAGCTGTTAATGACACTATGGTTGAACAATTTACTAAAACATCACCCAAAAAGGCTAGTGGGGGAAGGAAAAAGAAAGTTGAACCTGATGTTTCTCCACAAGTTGGAGAGAAAAAGCCGAGGAAGACACCAGAAATAATTACACAGTCCGCACCGGAAATAAATTCTAGACCAAGCCGGAAGACTAAAGAAGCCGCTACACTCTACATGGAACTGATAGGTAGAAAATTAAACCATGATGATAAAACTGATGATGATGCTTCGTCGTTGGATAGCTTAGAATTGCCAAATGTAAGAAAGTTAGAACAGATGGAAAATGAATTGAAAGCCAATGTCGAAAAGAAAGAATCAAATGGTGGACCTGCTAaaaataatcctcgcaaaaagaaAGAGACCGTTAAATCAACGGCGAAAGCGAATCAGCCAAAGGAAGCTGAAAGTAAAGAAcaaaaagttgttgagaaaaGTTTCAGTGATTCTGATGAAGAGCCTTTGGCAAGTAAATTCCAACGAAAGAAGCAACAAATACGTCAAAAGCAGAAAGAAAAAGCTAAGAAAGCGTCTCCAAAAAAGAAAAGCCCTACAAAAACATCTCCTGCTAAGGATactgttgaaaaattatcaacaacTAACACGCTTGTACAAGAGATCTCAGTTGAAAGTAAATCTCCCAAACCAAATGCGGAAGAACGAATCGCTTCTCCACTCCCGCCACCCAAACCACCATCACCAGTGAAAACGCCCACTAAGCAAACGCCGCCTCTGAAGACTTCGAGTCCCAAGGTTTCAACCCCTCAAATCTTAAGTCTTCCCGTACAAATATCGAGCCCCGAAATTCTGAGATCCCCTGGCGCCGGTACTGATGACCTGAATTCTactaaagtgaataaatcacACGACAATACATTCCAATCGGCTACAGCAGCAGATTTAAGTATATCTCCAATAAAACCTATTACATCACAACAAGCACCGCAACAACCGTTTATCCGATCGGTGAAACCAATACCAACAACAACACCAACAGATGTACCAATTGAAAAACCTGCACCTAATGCTGGTCAACCGGAAATTCCCTTCAATAGGAAcgttaaaaatgatgtaaatctGGATGAATCTGATTTCCTTAAAGGGTTTGAACAAAGTTCACCTACATCACCAGTTGCACCTAAAACAAACTCTCTTCTCGGAAATCTGCTGCCAAGCAAAGAGGAATCTGAAAAGATATTTGGAATTGCAAGTGTCAGTCTAGCTCAAAGTTCTGGTCCACTAGACACGAAATGTACGCTCGGCAAATGTGGGTCAGTGCATAAACCTCCACTAGGCCCTCCAGTGCTAACAGAATCCCTGTTGGGAGGACATCTTTCTCCGAGGGATAGAAGGAAAACCAAAGTCAACATGACACATGAACAGATACAAAAATGGATTGATGAAACATCTTGGTCTCCCATTCCGGATGACATTGAAGGAGATTTGAAAGTCTTGGAACAACCTAAAACACCGGTTCCGACACCGCCATCCGTTGCTTGGGAAAGGCTACTTGAATCGAACAAACCAGAACCAATTCCAGCGGAACAGAAACCACCTACACCGGTTCAACAAGCCAAGAAAGAGGAAGAATCAAAACCACCAACGCCGCAACCCAGTGGAAGTGGTTCGAGAGGGCCAACACTCAAAGCTAAACCCGTTACTGTGAAACCAGAGAAAGAAATAGTAAGTGAAGTTGTTACTACTCCTGAAGAAACCGCTAAACCAATCGAACCCAAAACTTCTATCACAAAAGAGGATATAAAAGAGGTAGAGGAACCAGTTAAAAAGCAGCAACCAAAAATCAGAACTCCATCGCCAACTAAGAAGGAAGCGAAAAAAGAGACTAGGGCTAAAGTGGCAGAACAACTTGCCTCAAGTACAACGGTGGCCATTACTGTTTCCACAACAACGACTGTGCCCACTGCAACGGCAACAGCTACGACGCCTAACGCTGAAAGGAAACCAATTTACAAACAGGGCCGAACTCCTGTTTATAAACAGGAAGCCTTAAAAACCTCCAAAACTACGTCAAGTGCCTCAGCTGCCAATAAATTTGGGGCATTTTCACCGGACAATGAACCAAGTGTGTATTCTTTCGACAATGAAGATACATTTGTGCCATTGGCCACTCCGTTCCGGAGGCAAAGCAGAAGGGAATCATGCAATTCATCTGCTCGAGATGAAATTCAAGCCCCTCCCGTGCCATCTACATCTGCTGGTAGAGGAAAATCGTcggaagaaaaaacaaacacatttcAAAAACCCGGTTCGGTGAATTCTCCAAGTAAAACTGGTGTGCAGCCTGCTGTAAGCGTCACGTTGAGTCCAGATGATAACGCCAAATCGACTGCCATCTCTGTAATGCCTTCGGATGAAAAACCTTGTAAAATTGAAGAAAGCGTCAAAGAAGAGGAAAAGAAAACCAGTGCAGACGATTCTGATGATGAAGGCCATACGTTTTACATTCCTTTACAAGGACCAAACTCGGCGGCTGTAGGAAGTAAATCTGACCAGGTCATTCAAGGAGTTGCTGTTAAACTAGGCACGGAAGGACCCGAGGGTCCAAATCAACGTGTTATAATGCATGCTAAACTAGTTACGCGAGCACAAATGGGATCAAATACAACACCAATTCCGGAATCCATGAATGTACAAGAGTTGGTCAAAAGTCTGATGGCTGCGGGGCCAGGAATGAGCAAAGACGGTTTCTCGAAAATGGTTCCGGTTGGAACCGTGCAGCCTCGATTTAAAACGAACGACTCTCCGAAACCGAATGACAAGCCATCTACTCCTGCAGTGGCAACAACTTCAACGGCACCTACTGTTGCGCCTCCTCCACCTACACCACCTCCACCAGTTCCACAAGAGGAGCCCCGAAGTAACACTGGCCTTTCACGGATCAACTCAAACTCATCGCTCAATTCATCACAGCGATCGAAAAACAACAAAGTCAAAGCGAAGCTTGAAGCTCAACAAATTCAACCGAGCAACAATACAGCCTTTCCCCGCAGGGATGATCCAGCCCAAATGGTCGAAGCTCCCGTATTCAAACCTACCGACAAAGAGTTTCATGACCCAATTGAATACATTGAAAGAATTACTCCGGTGGCAGCTCGTTTCGGTATCTGCCGGATAATTCCACCAGCGAGCTTCAAACCCGAATGTCGCATTTCCGATGATATGCGATTCATGGCGTATAACCAGTATGTGCACAAGATGCTCCATCGCTGGGGACCAAGTGCAAAGGAGTATGCCGCTATAAAGAAATATCTAGCCACACAAAGCATCAACCTACAAAATCCTCCCCTGATAGGGGGAATGGAGGTAGATCTACCTCGGTTGTATCACACTGTACAAGAACTGGGAGGCCTCAAGGAGGTTatcgaaaaaaagaaatgggCGCGTGTTTCGGAGGACATGTGCATTCCCAAAGCAGCACATGATCGTGTTTCGAAATTAGACGACATTTACTGTAAATACTTACTTCCGTACGACACACTCTCTCCTGCTGAGCGTCAGAAACTGTTCGATGAGGTCGAAGCTGATTGGGCCAAACGGGAAGCTAAAGCTCGGCGTAATGCAGACAAATGCGTAAATTCCGAAATCCGAAACAGTGGCGATTCTGACGATGAAGAAGAAGAATCCAATGAAGAAGAGGAGGACGATGAGTTTTCTATGGAATGCATAATGAAAGGAAGAACAATGCCTTTGAACCAGTTCTTCCGGATAGCCCGAAATACAATGTCATTGTGGTTCAAGAATTCTGAACCCACTGTGGCAGAAATGGAAAGTGAATATTGGCGGCACGTTGCTGTGCGAGATAGTCATGTTTGTGTTCATTCTGGCTCAATCGATTCAAGCGCATATGGATTCGGATTTCCGGCACCTCGAGTCAAAGGTTCCTCGTGTGCCAGACATCCTTGGAACTTAAAAGTACTGACGAACAATAGCGGCTCAATACTACGGTCTCTTGGACCAGTAATGGGAATTACCATACCTACTTTACATGTGGGTATGCTTTTCAGTGCATGTTGCTGGTATCGCGACCCCCATGGTCTTCCATGGATCGAATATCTACATACGGGAGCTAACAAAATTTGGTATGGTATCCCGGATGATCAGAATTCCAATTTCCGATCAGCGTTGACATCGCTAGTGCCGACAcactgtcaaaacaaaactaTCTGGCTCCCTTGCGATACGGCCATGGTTCCACCCCATATGCTTACGGATCGAAATGTCTCACTGTGTCGCACCGAACAACAGCCAGGGCAATTTGTGATCGTGTTTCCGAGAGCCTATACTTCTAGTCTTTGCACTGGGTACGCCGTTTCGGAAAGCGTTTATTTTGCCTCCAGCTCATGGTTGGATACAGCAAAGGACGATTTTAAG GACATTCAAGAAAGCTGTGAACCAACAATGTTTTCAGTGGAACAGCTTGTGTTTGCCATTGCCAATGATCAGCGAAGTAATCACGACACGGTGATTCAAGTTTTCCCAATGATAAGTGATATATACGAGAAAGAAAAACAGCAACGCCGTATCTTACAG GACAATGGCGTAAATAaatcggagaaaattgaaacCAAACGGAAAACAGCTTCATTAGAAGAGTTTGAGTGCGACATTTGTCGCGCTAATTTGTACCTTTCTTTGGTGCGGGTCAAAATTATTTCCGATGACGACGATGCCGTTGATGAAGAGGAGCGAATCTACTGCCTCAAGCATGCGATCAAGTTTGTCACCGAAAGTCGCCTGCCAGCAAAGTTTTGTAAGCTCGCTTACACTTACTCCTTGGATGATATTGAGGAACTTTTGCGAAAGCTTCAGGACCGTATAGCGCACAAAAAGGTTCCCAAGAGCGGCGGCGGGGGAGGCAGCAGTACTGGAGGTGGCCGGGGTAAGTCTTCTTTACATCTTGCGTCCACTTCGTCACAGTCTTCTTCGTCATATCAAGCACCTAGTCACAGCAAGTACGCCGGAATGGCCACTATGCTGAAATAA